In the genome of Quercus robur chromosome 3, dhQueRobu3.1, whole genome shotgun sequence, one region contains:
- the LOC126717565 gene encoding disease resistance protein RPV1-like, with product MAMSSHTYDVFLSFRGEDTRKTFTSHLYNSLKKMKIRTFMDERELKKGKEIHPTLAKAIEESRVSIVVISKNYAFSAWCLNELKKIVECKNTKDHVIKPIFFEVTPSEVRDQKAMIGEALAKHKQNFSMEKVQEWRKALHQVANLAGWTTTDRNQSDLIEEIVKHINIQVKRVPVISIPEHLVGIDAHLSKIESHLDIENTNEVRMLGIYGPQGVGKSTLAKVFYYKHFSEFECWSFVECISERIKGKYDIVEVQKALLSEILGDSSLFACYNREEGAKMIEDVLSSKRVLLVLDDVDDIQQLEKLAGGFHWFGPGSRIIITTQKAKLLHNYKVHFTYEMKGMNLAEAVQLFSWHAFKRNEPEDQCSRELTNAIVTYTKGIPSVLVKLGADLFSERMSYRQSEVDGENKQVGLKCTPAQNMPKEMFKQGRECNVETRRLGTSSEQILREHMEPLDMNVQEECFEVEREDDDFKHKQLETEEVYEEESEDLVTFPGTMALLFQACALIISVSLIFYFRQNNCILFQASAFIISVSLILIFYFRQNNCI from the exons ATGGCGATGTCTTCTCATACATACGATGTTTTTTTGAGCTTTAGAGGGGAAGATACTCGTAAAACTTTTACGAGTCATTTATATAACagtttgaagaaaatgaagattcGCACTTTCATGGATGAGAGGGAGCTAAAGAAGGGGAAAGAAATTCATCCAACACTTGCTAAAGCCATTGAAGAGTCAAGAGTCTCAATTGTTGTCATCtcaaaaaattatgcattttctGCATGGTGCTTGaatgaacttaaaaaaattgttgagtGTAAGAATACAAAGGATCATGTTATTAAACCCATATTTTTTGAGGTGACTCCATCTGAAGTACGAGACCAAAAGGCGATGATTGGAGAAGCATTGgctaaacacaaacaaaatttcagCATGGAAAAGGTGCAAGAATGGAGGAAAGCTCTCCACCAAGTTGCCAATTTGGCAGGATGGACTACAACGGATAG GAATCAATCTGATCTGATCGAAGAAATTGTTAAACATATTAACATTCAAGTAAAGCGTGTACCGGTCATATCAATTCCTGAACACCTAGTTGGAATTGATGCTCACCTCAGCAAGATTGAATCGCATTTGGATATCGAAAATACAAATGAGGTTCGCATGTTAGGGATCTATGGACCTCAAGGAGTAGGGAAGTCAACGCTTGCCAAAGTTTTTTATTACAAGCATTTTTCTGAATTTGAATGTTGGAGCTTTGTAGAGTGCATCAGCGAAAGGATCAAAGGAAAATATGACATAGTTGAAGTACAAAAAGCTCTTCTTTCTGAAATCTTGGGAGATTCGAGTTTGTTTGCATGTTACAACCGGGAGGAAGGAGCTAAAATGATAGAGGATGTGCTTTCATCTAAAAGGGTTCTTTTagttcttgatgatgtggatgATATACAGCAGTTAGAAAAACTAGCAGGGGGATTTCATTGGTTTGGTCCTGGAAGCAGAATCATTATAACAACACAGAAAGCAAAATTGCTACATAATTATAAAGTACATTTTACCTATGAGATGAAGGGGATGAATCTAGCTGAAGCTGTTCAGCTCTTTAGCTGGCACGCTTTTAAAAGAAATGAGCCTGAAGATCAATGTAGCAGGGAACTTACAAACGCTATTGTAACTTACACTAAAGGAATTCCATCAGTTCTGGTAAAATTGGGAGCTGATTTGTTTTCTGAAAGAATGAGTTATCGACAAAGTGAAGTAGATGGGGAAAATAAACAGGTAGGACTAAAATGCACCCCAGCACAGAACATGCCAAAAGAAATGTTCAAGCAGGGACGGGAGTGTAATGTTGAAACAAGAAGACTGGGAACATCATCGGAACAAATTTTGAGAGAACATATGGAACCTCTGGACATGAATGTACAAGAAGAGTGCTTTGAGGTAGAGAGGGAAGATGATGACTTTAAGCACAAGCAATTAGAGACCGAAGAGGTGTACGAGGAGGAAAGTGAAGACCTGGTGACCTTTCCTGGAACCATGGCCTTATTGTTTCAAGCCTGCGCTCTAATAATTAgtgtttcattgattttttattttaggcaAAACAACTGTATATTGTTTCAAGCCTCCGCTTTTATAATTAgtgtttcattgattttgattttttattttaggcaaaacaactgtatttaa